Proteins from a single region of Stutzerimonas stutzeri:
- a CDS encoding glycosyltransferase family 2 protein yields the protein MTSPNTVISVVIPAYNYALTLPRAVESVLEQLDKAVAELIVIDDGSIDDTPQVLGTLLARHPGRFRALRKENGGSASVRNRGIREARGDYLVFLDADDELAPGALEALVQHIEQHPETRMVIGGHVAVLSSGKRRSHIPPALPESRLERLRAYLLDKQIALSNGACAMHREVFARGDYPEQFRSAEDIPVFSQVLAYYPCTVVTQPLAVIHKHDDSLRHQFSHAKAGGLALVDEVFSPQRLGQEFQILKKEFAVQRCLSLFRSAYLARDAAAAKGYFRAALRLDRRVLLNISYARKALRLWLGSW from the coding sequence ATGACCAGCCCTAACACAGTGATCAGCGTTGTCATTCCGGCTTACAACTATGCGCTGACTCTGCCACGTGCTGTGGAGTCGGTGCTGGAGCAGCTAGATAAGGCGGTAGCTGAACTGATTGTGATTGATGACGGTTCCATCGACGACACGCCGCAGGTACTCGGAACGCTTCTAGCCAGGCACCCTGGGAGGTTCCGAGCGCTACGTAAAGAGAACGGCGGGTCGGCATCAGTGCGCAATAGGGGCATTCGCGAAGCCCGAGGAGATTATCTGGTTTTCCTCGACGCTGATGATGAGTTGGCGCCAGGAGCATTGGAAGCGTTAGTGCAGCATATAGAACAGCATCCCGAGACGCGGATGGTAATCGGTGGGCATGTAGCTGTCTTGAGTAGTGGCAAGCGCCGCTCCCACATACCGCCCGCTTTACCGGAGTCCCGCTTGGAAAGGTTGCGTGCATACCTGCTGGACAAGCAGATCGCTTTGTCAAACGGGGCTTGTGCGATGCATCGTGAAGTTTTTGCACGTGGTGATTATCCAGAGCAGTTTCGTAGCGCCGAAGATATCCCGGTATTCAGCCAGGTATTGGCCTATTACCCGTGCACGGTGGTCACCCAGCCTCTGGCTGTGATTCATAAACATGACGATAGCCTTCGACATCAGTTTAGCCATGCCAAAGCCGGAGGCCTGGCGCTAGTTGATGAGGTGTTTTCACCGCAACGGCTGGGACAGGAATTTCAGATATTGAAAAAGGAATTTGCAGTGCAGCGGTGCCTTTCGCTGTTTCGTAGTGCTTATCTGGCCCGCGATGCTGCGGCCGCCAAGGGGTATTTTCGCGCGGCGTTACGGCTTGATCGTCGCGTGTTATTGAATATTTCCTATGCGCGTAAGGCGCTCAGATTGTGGCTGGGCAGTTGGTAA